The Mixophyes fleayi isolate aMixFle1 chromosome 9, aMixFle1.hap1, whole genome shotgun sequence DNA window GTTAAAGGCCCTCGGCTAATGCTCAGCTGACAAGGTCTCTTTTTTGGGTATAATTTTGCAAAGTTAGGTCCAGCCCATCTCATGGGGAAGAAGGTTAAGACATCACTGCCACAGATCTCCATGTAATGTTCATTCCTTCAACCCACTCCAATATAGACCAGATCCAGGGGCTGCCTACAGTCTGGTCTGTACTCTGGTTTGGTGTGTGCACAAGAGACCATTGTTGTTTTTTGCAGCCTCTTCACACACAAAGTTAACGCATCTTATTTTACTTTTGTTCGTTCTCCCCCGATAGTGCAAACAAAACCAGATCGCTCGGAGCTCCACCATCAAATCCCGCTTGACTCCTTCACTTACAAAAATATTAATGAATGGGTCCATGGCGCTGCTGAGGCTGGTGAGGGCAAACGAGATCCGGTACGCCGGCCGGACGAGCTTCTCGATCTCACAGCTGCAGTAGTTATAGTCGCTCACATACGAGCGGATAAAGAGGACCACGTGGTAGGGAAGGTAGCAGACGATAAAGATGGTGGTCATGGACAGGAGAAGGCCAGTAATCCGTCTTTTCTGCTCATTACCCAAGCTGGAGGTATTATGAATAACTCGGATGATTGAGCAGTAGGAGAAGACGAAGAGAATAAGCGGGATGAGAAACACCACGAATATTCGGAAATAATTGAGGTGAGCCATCCAATGCTCCATAGGATACTTCTCATAGCAAAGCTCCACATTTTGGACGGACACAAACAGATCATTTCTGCTCAAGAAATAAGAGTGGGATCCAAGGACTAGCAGCCAAACCACTACACAAGTCACCAATGCTTTCCTCATGCTCCGAAAGGTCCGGGAACGTAACGGAAACACTGTGGCGATAAAGCGGTCTGCGGCTATACAGCTGAGGAAGGCAATCGTGGTGTAAAGATTAGAATTGAAGAAGAAGCCCACGATCTTGCAGCAGATAGTACCGAAGAGCCAGTCCTCTTTGGCGGTGTAGACAATCCAGATGGGGAGAGTGAAGATGTACATCAGGTCAGAAACACAAAGGTTGGCCAGATAGACACCCAAGATGTTCTTCTTCTTGATTAGCTGGATAATAACTCCAATCGCCGTCAGGTTACCCAGAAGCCCCACGATGAAGACGCAGCTGTAGATGGCAGGGAAGAGGATGGCTTCATATTTGTCTGGAAACGAGCACGACAGAGTCTCGTTACACATAGTCGCACTGCTGGGTCAGTCACTCTTGTGGCTCCTAGCAAATAACATCAAGAAAAGTCAGAACAGTCCCGTTCAACCAACATTTCTCCACTGCTTGCAGATGGTATCTGTATACAAACACACACGACATGCCCTGGTCCAAAAGACTCTCTTGTACCATCTGCTGCTCTGTGGGGAAcccagggagaaaaaaaaaagaaaaaaataatgaagattACAACACTTTGCTAGTGACAACTGCTGGTAAAACAAACTAATTTAGGAGGTGAAAACCCGCTACAGATATTATCTTCTAGTTTAGCAACTCATTCTATGGATATCAGGCTGAGTAATGCTAATTTCTTGTCAGGGCAGCATTTGTGAAGGATTCTAGACTAAAAAAGATTAATTATTTACATCAGGAATGTTTGACTTTTGAAAAGTGTtcaattttgtattattttttttttacgcaAGAAGGAAAATAATCCAGGAGTAGTGCGAGGACAACAATCCCTTTCTAGAGATTCCGCAACACCTGCAATAAAAGTTCTGTTATTTCACAAGGACAGCGTTAAGAGAAGCCCATTGTGATAACAACACAGCCAGAATCTTCTGTCGGAGATAATACCGGCCAGTTTCTGCTTTGTCTGTGTGAGAAAGAGCAAACACACGATTCTCTGCTTCATCGAGTCCTAAATGATCCGGAATTTTCCGCTCTGGACATAAAACCCTTTCAAGTGCCTCATTTCCTCACCCACTATCAGTTGCCATGTTCAGAGCCACCAGACAAATATTAAAGGACTTGTATTATGGGtttatttccagagaaactggGGAGAAGACTTCACTTCAATACAATATATGCATCTACCTCAAACAGAACCATTCCCTATGCAATATGTTTCTGAACAGTACAGGACTGACCAATAAACAGTGACCTATCACCAATAAACGTGCGTGCGTatgtcagggactgatgtgagttctatgtacagcgctacggaattagtggcactatataaatagcccataatgatgactgatgagtttcctgttagctacttGAAATTTTGTGCGATTTGAGCAGTTCTACTATTGTCCTGGTGATGGCGCTGTttgtgtgactgcagattttattTCTTTGACTGTTCTGTTAAGTGGATTACACTGTCTGAAAAGTGCAAATAtgcacagcaagcaggaaaacgTACTTAAAATAGGGTATGTGTAAGACATAGGTCTGTATCATTGATCCTGCGCTGTTCAGCCAATCTTACAATgtgaaagtaaaataataaaacgaAAAAGTTCAATATGACTTTCTCTTCATTTTTCTTGCGCAGTTGTATCCATGTGCTATACACAGATGCTTGAAGTGTCTTTTAAATCGTCCAGGGCAGTTTCAGAAGCTGTATGGTGCAACATGTGTGGTGATTGGGCACAGAAAGAACACAGAGGACAATTTCACCACAAAGGAGCTATAGTGTTACTTGTCCATGTAATGAGTGTTGAACCAAGGACAAACCCCCATGgatgggaggggggagggggggagggtgcaAATTCCTCACACAGGACCCTGATCACAACTATGTGATTGCTGAGTTGAGGGATACAATCCCCAATGATGAACTGTAACCCATAACAGCACATCAGCTTAAAGCAATGTGGTGCAGTCTAATAAGTTATACAACAATACAATATTTGTTATAGCCTGCTAACAAGCAAGTATTTCTCTTTCATTTTCAGGATCATTTGGCCTCTGGGTGGCGCTGTTCTATTGATATCTTTGGCTAGCCTAATAACAATggtgtaaaattatatatatataaaagcctgGGCACATAAaggacatgtagggcctgattcattaaggaaagtaaaaaaaaaaaaaaaaaaagaagcagctTTGCACCTatggaaaaccatgttgcattggagggggagctaaatttaatatgtgggaacagatttatagttggggtagggcatgtcctactagatcaactttaaatttcagtgtaaaaataaagctatcaagtatttgtgtgctacatgaaaaaacagccagtatataacttatgtgcaaaataataaactaacttgcaccccttgcattgttacatggttttgtccaggagaaatcttactcatttatttgccttactttccttaatgaatcaggcccattgacttTACAATACAGTGGCCCTGCTACACTATATAGACATTATAATAATATCCATACTGCTCTCCCATTGGCCAAATTATCATGAAGATTAAATATGCTTGTCTGACCAAGCTATAAGAGCATCTCTCAGATGCAGGAGAACCTTGTGCAGAGTATaactttctaaagctgggtacacactacacggttttcgtccaataatcggctcaaacagccgacatacgaccgctcgttcaaaagtcgggtcagtgtgtgcagttacACGGTGGTGGAAAGTctacccaaatggacgattatcgcctcatttggttggtcgtaccgtttaatattttcgttccaatctcgtttccgctgtgtagtgtgtataaacttccgaccgatccacaacagtgagtacgaaattagtcattgctcacgacaacatggctgtaaaaagtcgctaaagggacgtccgctcttccctttatcatcctaaacaaggctagtgtgtatgcagtccatggaccgagcgatcggaccatcggtcgcatgtaaaatcgctcggcataaaaagttggtcgaaatttctgtagtgtgtacccagctttagtcagatGTTTAATTAGCTATGTGCGTGTAGAGGAGCTTCCTTAGACTGGTTATCAGCGGCTAAGTAACATCCTGCTGGGCTTTCATCATTATACGCTTGGGCATGTACACAATCCATCTATGTTACACACAAGTTTAGCACAGAATCTAATAACTCTGAGACTGTCTCTTTAAATGCTATAAACTGAATATCTAGATTGGTGTAATAGAACTCCAGACCACTTCCCTCATTCTAACCACAGCCCAGACATTAACTTTGAAGATCTAAAAACTCTTTCAAGTCTGTACTAGAAAAACACAGGCACAATATTTGTCTGTACCTATCTGGAATCTGTGCGGAGACTTTCAAGTAACAAAGGTGGGGACATAAGAAACATACATAATAGTCCCTATATATTACTGTGCCTGTGAACAGCGTGGGCTTAATTATAGCAGATTAAGTGATAGATTTGGATATGATTTTCATTGCAACTTAGTGGCTGTAAACTCTGCCAGCTTCCATTCAAGTCATCcccttttaaatacattttactggGGGAATACAGAGGGTTGATACAGATGAAGTGGCAGAAAATGCACATTACGGTGGGatgacaataaataacattaatgTGCATTTATATGCTGCCCTTAACATGTGCCTGGCTGTCTATATTAATAGTATAACCTTTGCCTATAGATTCAGCCAAATAATAGACAGTTCCAGGGAGAATACTTTACTAGACTAGTAATAGTATATTCAATGTGTAGCCAGGGAGATGGGGATTTAATCCCATACTGCACATACTGAGGACACAGGCAATTTTGCTTAATTATAGTGAGACTTTTTTACAAATGTGACAAACCCTAAAATACTTGTAACTTACACAGCAGAAAAGGTAGACACAAATCCAGTATATAGTAGTTTAGCAGTGATTAAATCACAGACACACAGTCTTACCTGGAGTTTGCTGTCTTCTTCTGTGGCTCAGAGACCTTAGAAGTCACAATTCCCAGCACTGGTCTTATAATGTGTCTGACTCATCCCAGTTTGTCACAAATAACCAAAGGGGGCAGGAGCGATACAAGGGCTGTGTACAGTCTGTCCTCCTGTCACATCCTACTAGCCCCCTCCCTCCCAGGGGCCAGCACACAATTATCTGTCTTATCTCAATTTACAGACATTGAATATACATCCTATTGATTAGTACGGATGATTTATATCTTAGCTTTTCTTGGTTAACAAATGGTTAATAAACCTAGGGGCACTGCCCATTCTGTGGATTTCCTGAGTAAGGTTGGCGTGACAAGGGCATTTATCACTCCACACTTAAAGCGCAGCGTTTAAATCGACCCAAACGGAGATCATTCATTTCTATGGGTAATCGCTCAAGCAGTTTTTTAAAACGCTGACTGCAGCGTTTTAGACAAATGTCCAAAGTGCTCAGTAAAACACTCTTAgctgaaatacattttaatgaagCAGACCCGGTCACACAAAGCTTTTTAAGCGCTTGGTAGAAGCTGTGAAATTTAAAAGCGCTGCCCTTTTCCAGCTGCAATCAAAACGTTATAAAATGAGGCAGGACTGCGAGTTGGGAAGGCGCTAACGTGACACCACCCTAAACGCAAACTGCCCCTAACCTTAGAATGGCCACTGAAACTAAAGCAGGCAGAGGCACATTCTGAGCAACGCAAGGGGTGGAGCTACAGTGGTACCTGATTAGACAGATGTAACAGCgagttaggggcatatttaataaagcacgatagtgcttttaacgggtcattaaggtcccacagtgtcctctacaaatttattaagggtgcatcgcagcagatatcatggatatctgctgctttgcactcctcttcgtttttgggagcagtcaccattcaacagaatggtgactgcacctggccgcaatctaacaagtcccgaaaaaacatttttttcgggaacttgtcatgttaatgtacgccagctggcgtacatcatccgaattgaggaaatctaatgctgtcagctctgctccggagagcagagctgtacagcgcatgtgtggagggatcacatgatccctccctgtcactcagcgctctctctctgcaactatcgttgcagagacagagaggggacatgcgcacttgaagagtgaagagaagacccgaagacagcgcttctgaagaggggggtaagtatgtttttttttatcactgaaacagcagtttttcagaactgctgtttctgtgcacggCTGTAcgtaaatgtgagaagtagttcaatccttatcattgcgataaggattgaaaacggcttttcactttatgtgaataatgataaatgtgccccataatctGGTGCTCCGGTCCGTGCATTCTGTACTCTTGACAACCTTTGGAATCTTACTCACTAGTTCCATCGTTCCAGCACCTGAGGGGCCAGAGAACAACAGCACCTGCTTTGGTTCCAACCGGTGGGCGAAGTGGAATTTTAGGGGTGGCGGTATGGAAAAAGTAATGGTAAtttatggaaatgtaagtgaatggaatgttatagctttacaatgaaggcagtaggagcgGTGCTAtggtatacacccccacttccgcCAATTGTTCAAACTGTGATAAGCTGCAGTGtcctggtggttagcacttctgcctcacagcactgggatcatgagtccgattcccgaccatggccttatctgtgtggagtttatatgttctaattgtgtatgtgtgggtttcctccgggtgctccggtttcctcccaaactccaaaaacatactggtaggttaattggctgctatcaaaactgaccatagtttctctctctctctgtctgtgtgtgtgttagggaatttagactgtaagctccaatgaggcagggactgatgtgaatgagttctctgtacagcgctgcggaattagtggcgctatataaataactgatgatgatgaagctacaGAGTTTGGGAAGAAGAGATAGCCACCGGATTTCTAACTGGAGGGGAGACTTTCATACTTAAAGTATACctgcataactcccaacatttgggtaggcgaCCTTGGGACAGGAGGCGTGGCCACACACCCTGGGACCTGCCTAGCGCTTAATTGCTGTGCGCACTGCACCCATTCACCGCAGAGCAGCAGTGACAATACCTCCCTATCTTCCCACCTATTCGGACAAAGCTGTCTCGATCTGGATGGGGAGATAAAACCCTCATATTGGCCCAACTGGGAGGTATGTACCTCTCATACAGACAGTAAAGGGAGCCATTTTGTGAGCCAAATCAAATATTTATAAGtatcctatcaattcactaggaaacagCAATCTGCAGTATTGTAACCCTGGACcaccccacaaaatggctgccaaaaggacaaaaaatggctgcccccactgtatgTAGGTAAATAGAGCACTTTAAGGATTAAAACATGAACTCTAATGAGTCAAATTTTCAGTCATAACTTGGGAATAAACCATCTCTCAGACAAGAAAAATGTGGTATATTGTTCCTGCCACACAAAGCTTATCCAATCACTTTGCCTGTTGGCTctctacaccatacttgccaacatttttttttccttttccgggagatgccggctgggacgtgggcgtgcagggggcggggctgcgaaatcgcgtcattttggccccgcccccgtgacggaatgacgcaaatcgcgtcattttacagtgggggcggggctaaacgccgcgattccgggtgaatcgcggcgtttaaactaaatttttcccccttcctatcagggagattgccacactcgtccgggagactcttgcaaaatgcgggagtctcccggacaatccgggagagttggcaagtatgctctacacCTTTCTAATGTGCGCTACTTTACAGGGTTGTGTATTTTtgaggtgccttataaataaacaactaATGATCTTAACCCGGATAGGATTTTACTACCTGCCCTGTATCTTTCATGGCTGGTATTCTTCAAACATGTGAACCATTATCTCTAATATAACAAGATAAACCTTCCATATATACCCATTGCTCCTTTTATTTCTATTGTAGGATAATCCTGTATATTCAAAGCAACATTTCTTCTGCTGAGCTCATGAGTAAACACAATCAACAGGTTTTATCTTCCAGACATAGGGATAACTAATGTGCTTCACACTAATTTAAGTAGAGGCGGTGACTAATAATGTAGATCAGGTCCTTCCTGACCAAACAATGCAGGTCTGTGGAGGGAGACGCAGATTACCTGAAGTTGTTCCACATACATGATTATTGCAGCCAGTTAACACATTACTCCATCACCTGCAGTATTAGCACTAAGCAGGAAGCGGCTACACATTGCAGTTCCCTGTGAAGAaccattattattaccttttacgTATACCGGtccacatattacacagcactgtacaatacaatacagacgTGCCAGCTTGTTTCAGTCTTTAAGTGGTGCAGTTTTTACCTCATTCACAATTACCTCACAACTTTACGTCGGCTATATATCGGATTACACACCTCTAACTCCTTCCCAAAAAGGTTTCTTTTTTTTCGGTACAGGTCAGACTGACACTCATACTATTGTGTGTTTACTGGCAATATTGCAGATTTGTGGAAACCCGAACATAGGTCTGTGCTTAAGATGGCTGCCTTACAGGGGCGGATAACAGATAATTATTTGTGAAGTGAGCAGAGGGGTTTGTGGGGAGGAGGCGGCAgggaagcaaaaaaacaaaacaaaaaccattaaATCCAGGCCTGGTGGATATGTATGTACCATGTATGTGAGCAAATGTCTGTTGGTTTACAGTAATGTTTAGGCTTGCGATGAAATGCCACATACGCCTTCACAATCAATATTTGATAGCAATTTAGCATTAAAAACACAACAGCTGTCTATacacatattctagctgtcattttgtagaatgtactaaataaataactagaatctgattggttgctacaggcaacatctccactttttcaaacccacagtttagtaaatctagccccaagtcccatggggggggggggggctatcaGTGGATTTGTGTACAATGGCTTCTGAAGTGGTCCCTGGAAG harbors:
- the LOC142102296 gene encoding G-protein coupled receptor 4-like isoform X4 encodes the protein MCNETLSCSFPDKYEAILFPAIYSCVFIVGLLGNLTAIGVIIQLIKKKNILGVYLANLCVSDLMYIFTLPIWIVYTAKEDWLFGTICCKIVGFFFNSNLYTTIAFLSCIAADRFIATVFPLRSRTFRSMRKALVTCVVVWLLVLGSHSYFLSRNDLFVSVQNVELCYEKYPMEHWMAHLNYFRIFVVFLIPLILFVFSYCSIIRVIHNTSSLGNEQKRRITGLLLSMTTIFIVCYLPYHVVLFIRSYVSDYNYCSCEIEKLVRPAYRISFALTSLSSAMDPFINIFVSEGVKRDLMVELRAIWFCLHYRGRTNKSKIRCVNFVCEEAAKNNNGLLCTHQTRVQTRL